One Streptomyces coeruleorubidus DNA segment encodes these proteins:
- the pruA gene encoding L-glutamate gamma-semialdehyde dehydrogenase, whose amino-acid sequence MDAVTQVPTPVNEPVHGYAPGSPERARLEARLKELADNPVDLPCTIGGEKRMGGGDEFKVVQPHNHQAVLGTYRNATQADAQDAIDAALAAAPAWRAMSFDDRAAIILRAAELLSGPWRETLAASTMLGQSKTAQQAEIDTPCELIDFWRFNVSYARKLLAEQPPANSPGVWNRLDHRPLEGFVYAITPFNFTAIAGNLPTAPALMGNVVVWKPSPTQTHAAVLLMQLLEEAGLPKGVINLVTGDGIEVSKVALEHRDLAGIHFTGSTPTFQYLWKTVGNNIEKYRTYPRLVGETGGKDFLVAHPSADPAILKTAFTRGAFEYQGQKCSATSRAYIPASIWNSGFKEELAAEVDGIKMGDVTDLSNFIGAVIDERAFAKNKAAIDRAKEDPACTIVAGGTYDDSEGWFVRPTVIECTDPENEVFRTEYFGPIIAVHVYEDDKYDEMLTQMESVSDYALTGSVIANDRAAAAYTADKLRYAAGNFYINDKSTGAVVGQQPFGGGRASGTNDKAGAPQNLMRWTLTRAIKETLVPPTDYSYPHMG is encoded by the coding sequence ATGGACGCTGTGACCCAGGTCCCCACCCCCGTCAACGAGCCGGTGCACGGCTATGCCCCCGGCTCGCCCGAGCGTGCCCGGCTGGAGGCCAGGCTGAAGGAGCTGGCCGACAACCCCGTCGACCTTCCCTGCACCATCGGCGGCGAGAAGCGGATGGGCGGCGGTGATGAGTTCAAGGTCGTCCAGCCGCACAACCACCAGGCCGTGCTGGGCACGTACCGCAACGCCACGCAAGCTGACGCCCAGGACGCCATCGACGCGGCCCTGGCCGCCGCGCCCGCCTGGCGTGCGATGTCCTTCGACGACCGCGCGGCGATCATCCTGCGCGCCGCCGAGCTGCTCTCCGGCCCCTGGCGCGAGACGCTCGCCGCCTCCACCATGCTCGGCCAGTCCAAGACCGCCCAGCAGGCCGAGATCGACACGCCCTGCGAGCTGATCGACTTCTGGCGGTTCAACGTCTCCTACGCCCGCAAGCTCCTGGCCGAGCAGCCGCCGGCGAACTCCCCGGGTGTGTGGAACCGTCTGGACCACCGCCCGCTGGAGGGATTCGTCTACGCGATCACGCCCTTCAACTTCACCGCGATCGCGGGCAACCTGCCGACGGCCCCGGCCCTGATGGGCAACGTCGTCGTCTGGAAGCCGTCCCCGACGCAGACCCACGCCGCCGTGCTGCTCATGCAGCTGCTGGAGGAGGCCGGCCTGCCCAAGGGTGTCATCAACCTCGTCACCGGCGACGGCATCGAGGTCTCCAAGGTCGCCCTGGAACACCGCGACCTCGCGGGCATCCACTTCACCGGCTCGACCCCCACCTTCCAGTACCTGTGGAAGACGGTCGGCAACAACATCGAGAAGTACCGCACCTACCCGCGTCTGGTCGGCGAGACCGGCGGCAAGGACTTCCTCGTCGCCCACCCGTCGGCCGACCCGGCGATCCTGAAGACGGCGTTCACCCGGGGCGCCTTCGAGTACCAGGGCCAGAAGTGCAGCGCCACGTCGCGGGCGTACATCCCCGCCTCGATCTGGAACTCCGGCTTCAAGGAGGAGCTCGCCGCCGAGGTCGACGGCATCAAGATGGGTGACGTCACCGACCTGTCGAACTTCATCGGCGCCGTCATCGACGAGCGTGCCTTCGCCAAGAACAAGGCCGCCATCGACCGCGCCAAGGAGGACCCCGCCTGCACGATCGTCGCGGGCGGCACCTACGACGACTCCGAGGGCTGGTTCGTCCGCCCGACCGTCATCGAGTGCACCGACCCGGAGAACGAGGTCTTCCGTACCGAGTACTTCGGCCCGATCATCGCCGTGCACGTCTACGAGGACGACAAGTACGACGAGATGCTGACGCAGATGGAGTCCGTCTCCGACTACGCCCTGACCGGCTCGGTCATCGCGAACGACCGCGCCGCGGCCGCCTACACGGCGGACAAGCTCCGCTACGCGGCCGGCAACTTCTACATCAACGACAAGTCGACCGGCGCCGTCGTCGGCCAGCAGCCCTTCGGCGGCGGCCGTGCCTCCGGCACCAACGACAAGGCCGGCGCCCCGCAGAACCTGATGCGCTGGACCCTGACCCGCGCCATCAAGGAGACCCTGGTCCCGCCGACCGACTACAGCTACCCGCACATGGGCTGA
- a CDS encoding GNAT family N-acetyltransferase, translating into MTSRTTTRARTAHTADLAPAELDAVRALLDAAFDGDFGDEDWDHGLGGMHAVVYDGSGLAAHGAVVMRRVRHRGRWLRAGYVENVAVRADARRTGLGGQVMAQLERVVDRAYDFGALSASEDGARLYTSRGWRLWRGQVHALSPQDGVVRLPEEEDSTYVRSALAGPLDPAHELLFDWRDGDVL; encoded by the coding sequence ATGACCTCCCGGACGACCACCCGCGCGCGCACCGCCCACACCGCCGACCTCGCCCCCGCCGAACTCGACGCCGTACGGGCCCTGCTGGACGCCGCCTTCGACGGCGACTTCGGCGACGAGGACTGGGACCACGGCCTCGGAGGCATGCACGCCGTCGTGTACGACGGCTCCGGGCTCGCCGCGCACGGGGCCGTCGTGATGCGCCGGGTGCGGCACCGCGGCCGGTGGCTGCGCGCCGGGTACGTGGAGAACGTCGCCGTACGCGCCGACGCCCGCCGCACCGGCCTCGGCGGGCAGGTCATGGCGCAGCTGGAACGCGTCGTCGACCGCGCCTACGACTTCGGCGCCCTGTCCGCCAGCGAGGACGGCGCCCGGCTCTACACCTCCCGCGGCTGGCGGCTGTGGCGCGGCCAGGTGCACGCCCTCAGCCCCCAGGACGGCGTCGTCCGCCTGCCGGAGGAAGAGGACAGCACCTACGTCCGGTCGGCCCTCGCCGGCCCGCTCGACCCCGCGCACGAACTGCTCTTCGACTGGCGCGACGGAGACGTGCTCTAG